The Daphnia magna isolate NIES linkage group LG3, ASM2063170v1.1, whole genome shotgun sequence genomic interval GGTGCCAATTATCACACTTAGCTTTTACGCAGTAAAAAGTGAAAGAACCCCATCCGCCCATTGGCCAAGGAAAGTCTTGTGATAAATCTGATTTCGGTAATAAAAACATGTTCTAAACGAAAAACGAGTACTAAAAGGACACACTTTTGGTAATGTTAGGAGATGTGTAGAAATTAAGCTTTgtttaaattatataaaaaatgcCAACGACAAGCATCTCAAAGTTCTATGAAATTACAAACTAACACGGGGTAcacaaaatataaaatattttgcacTTTTCTTAACCCGCTTACCATTCACCACCTAAAATCCATCGTGCGGGAAAATATGTTCGTTGTGCAAGGAAAGAATGCGTGTATACCTCAAGCATATCATCTATTcaaaatttcgaaaaatgaGATCTGATAACAAATACTTTGGTCGGATGCCGAAAAGGATAGGGGATCAGGTAGTTTCAGCTGGTGCGAATCAGCACATTTCAACGACCGTAATTGGTGGATACAAGTAGAGAGCTCCAAACTTTCGTAAACAACCAAATGATGGCAATGTTCTACAGAGGTCCTATGAAATATTTCAGTTTAACCTAAAAATGTTTGTGCCCTGAAGTTAGTTTTTTAGCTTTATTGTTTGCAACATTTTCAGCATTCTTAGTCTTTTGTCGTGACTTGCAGTTCGTCCAAATCAAAGACCACATTTCCATTGACTGAAGGGAGAAACTCATAAAGAAAGCAAGTTCCTGTATTAATCTTGTCACCCGCAATAACCTGACGCTTTCCTTTCTAAAATTTCTCTAGCCTTATAACGAAAtctaacagaaaaaaaagtcgaCATCATCCAGAATCAATGGAAGAATCCAGGTCTTGGTGGTACTCCCATTTACTTACCTAAAGTTTCCTGACATTCCAAAGCAGAAGGATAAGCACGGTGACAACTTCGTGACTGTCGTTCATATATTGTGACTAAAATATAGTGACGTCATACACGGTTAAATCCTGGTGTAGAAGCTTTGGATTTTATCTTGTAGCTTTAGCTTATCTAAGCCAACTGCTCTTCTCCCGGGCAATCACATTTTCACAGACGGCAGCAGTAAACATCCATCTAGCGGTTACTGAGAACACTAAACCTTAGCCATCTATCGGGACTAAAAAAAGAGTGTAAAACAGTCGACGAATCTAGTTGTGTTAGCGATTCGAGTGTTAAATTTTCAAGTCATCATGGCGGCCACAAAAACTTTGGATGACAAAACTATCTGGGAAGGAGATGTAAGTATTGGAAGAAAGGATAATttcaattcaacaacaaaggCATTTGTAATACcaacatgtttttctttacgtTTTAACAGGAATCCTTGGGAGAGGAAGTTCTCAAAATGTCAACCGAGGAGGTTGTCAGTCGATCCCGGTTACTCGACAACGAAGTTAAAATAATGAAAAGTGAGGTGATGAGAATCTCTCACGAGTTACAGgcccagaaagaaaaaattaaggaGAACACAGAAAAAATCAAAGTCAACAAGACATTGCCCTACTTGGTTTCCAATGTGATTGAACTGCTTGATGTTGATCCCCAAGATCTCGGTGAAGAGGATGGAGCCAATGTGGACCTTGATtcacaaagaaaaggaaaatgtgcTGTTATCAAAACCTCAACAAGACAGGTAAAGCTGTGCCACAATTGACTGGTATAAATTATCAGCAACAGACCTCCAAGATCATAAGacatttatttcaatttcaaccTTTTCCATTAGACTTACTTCCTTCCTGTTATTGGGTTGGTGGATGCTGAGAAGCTGAAGCCAGGAGATTTGGTGGGTGTTAATAAAGATTCTTATCTTATTCTTGAAACCCTTCCTGCTGAATATGACTCCAGAGTGAAGGCTATGGAAGTAGATGAAAGACCCACAGAACAGTATTCCGATGTTGGCGGTCTTGACAAACAGATCCAAGAGGTAATCACTTGACTAAATCTATACAAGTATGTCCATTAAACAGTTGGTCTCTCTTAGCTAATTGAAGCAGTTGTCCTTCCAATGACTCACAAGGAAAGATTTGTGAACCTTGGCATCCAGCCACCCAAAGGTGTGCTTTTGTATGGACCTCCTGGAACAGGTACAAAGCATTTTCTCGAATTCTCTCCTACCTCTATCTAATTTGGCTTGTGTTGTCTTTCTTATGTAGGAAAAACATTGCTGGCTCGTGCCTGTGCTGCTCAGACTAAGTCCACTTTTCTGAAGTTGGCTGGACCTCAGTTAGTTCAAATGTTTATCGGTGATGGTGCCAAGTTGGTACGAGACGCATTCGCGTTGGCTAAAGAAAAAGCGCCCGCTATTATCTTTATCGATGAACTTGATGCCATAGGTAATATTGCATTGTTTTATCGAAAATGATTGACTTTAGTACTAATCTCTTCAAATAGGTACCAAGCGTTTCGATTCAGAGAAAGCTGGAGATCGTGAAGTGCAGCGCACAATGTTGGAATTACTGAATCAGCTAGATGGTTTTAGTTCCACAACTGACATCAAGGTAGATTACTCAATAAGCTTACCGGGAGGAACGAGAAATATAcgagatttctttttcaaggttaTTGCTGCCACGAATCGAGTAGATATTTTGGATCCTGCACTACTTCGTTCCGGTCGTTTGGATCGTAAAATTGAATTCCCTCATCCCAATGAAGAAGCCCGTGCTCGCATTATGCAAATCCATTCCCGCAAAATGAACGTTTCTCCTGACGTCAACTTTGAAGAACTCTCACGTTCAACAGAAGATTTCAACGGTGCACAATGCAAAGCTGTCTGCGTTGAAGCTGTAAGTCTATTATTCCTTCCACAAAATGCTCATggtttcatcattttttaaatggtatTTCTATCCTCTGTTAGGGAATGATCGCCTTACGCCGCGAAGCCACTATGGTTACTCATGAAGACTTCATGGACGCCATTGTCGAAGTCCAGGCCAAGAAGAAGGCTAACTTGAATTATTATGCTTGAATAAAccgcctctttttttttcgtcaccAGAAGTCAATTATTTTGGAAAAGATTTAAGAACATTTAACCACCCAATCACTTGCGTTGAAACCAAAGCATTGAAAGACAAAAAAGCGTGCCAGACATTCGTAAAGAAATTCTCGCCAGAAAAActattatgtttttttgttttgttttttatattcgTGCCCCACTAGGGAATTCGCCTTCAGGTTTGTATGCAATGTTTCACTAGCTTGTATTGTAGTCGACCTACGTCAGTTGTTTCTTTAAGCGGGGTCATATTTATACAGCGAGTTCAGAATCGACTTGGTAGGTGGTCCACCCTTGACATTTGAGATATGGAAATACCAATCCATTGGTCGGCTAATCGATGTAGCAGCCACCTCTCCTCTTCCTTCTCTTCCTACGCCTCCAGGCTCTTCCGTCTTTCTTAATACTAGGGATTTCTTGCTATTGTCGAGCATAACGGGGTATTGATGTTGGGTTGGAGGGGGATTAAAGAAACATGACGTGATCCTTCAGAAGGGAAGGGCTGCACGGGAAAGATGAATAAAGTTTCGGTTCATCTGACAATTAGTATTCAAATATTCTCAAGTTCTTTTCAGGAACTCGGAAACATTCTCAGACGATACCACAGGAGAGGCTCCAGACTCCCAATTATTGGAAAACGGACTCACCGGGGGTAGACTGAAAGAAAATAGCGATCGAAATAGTATTCATTCGTGAACTTGatgctgcaaaagggaaatgTGTGGTGTTGCCCTCGATAGCGATAGGACGAGTCATCTCTAAAATAAGGACAAAGTTGGCACACGCGATTGAGAATTGGCCTCGACGTTCCCTGTTTTAACACGTGTGATGTCCTATGGTAACGAATACCACGAaca includes:
- the LOC116919892 gene encoding 26S proteasome regulatory subunit 6A-B — encoded protein: MAATKTLDDKTIWEGDESLGEEVLKMSTEEVVSRSRLLDNEVKIMKSEVMRISHELQAQKEKIKENTEKIKVNKTLPYLVSNVIELLDVDPQDLGEEDGANVDLDSQRKGKCAVIKTSTRQTYFLPVIGLVDAEKLKPGDLVGVNKDSYLILETLPAEYDSRVKAMEVDERPTEQYSDVGGLDKQIQELIEAVVLPMTHKERFVNLGIQPPKGVLLYGPPGTGKTLLARACAAQTKSTFLKLAGPQLVQMFIGDGAKLVRDAFALAKEKAPAIIFIDELDAIGTKRFDSEKAGDREVQRTMLELLNQLDGFSSTTDIKVIAATNRVDILDPALLRSGRLDRKIEFPHPNEEARARIMQIHSRKMNVSPDVNFEELSRSTEDFNGAQCKAVCVEAGMIALRREATMVTHEDFMDAIVEVQAKKKANLNYYA